One Deltaproteobacteria bacterium genomic window carries:
- a CDS encoding sulfatase: MQPRPNFLFIITDQHRADHLGCYGNNVVRTPNIDRLAQTGARFENFYVATPICMPNRATFMTGRMPSLHGARQNGIPLSLKATTFVEIMRAAGYATALIGKCHLQSISGTPPTVGMPEPDLGKTQPPVHLREADRSWLDHGRYDQELRSTWKNNPHFELALPYYGFNHVELAVGHADAVVGHYERWIEARHANSDSLRGWDNQLPGNKYIAPQAWRTRVPESLYPTAYVAERTMNFLEQHARGDRSRPFFLQCSFPDPHHPFTPPGRYWDMYDPEKIPLPESFHSGERPIPPHLQKLYDERAQNKSNKDGQRTFAVSPREVREVIALTYGMITMIDDAVGSILGSLRSLGLASNTIVIFNADHGDFMGDHQLLLKGALHYRGLVRVPFIWRDPQAQRTGLVNSGLCGTLDLARTILDRAGLAGHNGMQGRSLLNAVQGGDTGHEAILIEEHQRRGYMGLANNFRARSLITREQRLTLYEGADWGELYDFTTDPLEMDNLWDSPTTQALRSTLTEQLARKMMELSDTSPLATHHGP; this comes from the coding sequence ATGCAACCACGTCCCAACTTTCTCTTCATTATCACCGACCAGCACCGCGCCGACCACCTTGGCTGCTACGGCAATAACGTGGTCAGGACACCCAACATCGATCGGCTCGCGCAGACCGGCGCACGCTTTGAGAACTTCTATGTTGCCACGCCGATTTGCATGCCTAATAGAGCCACATTCATGACCGGTAGAATGCCATCTCTTCATGGAGCACGGCAGAATGGCATTCCGCTGTCACTCAAGGCGACCACTTTCGTCGAGATCATGCGCGCGGCGGGATACGCCACAGCGTTAATCGGCAAGTGCCACCTGCAAAGCATTAGCGGCACGCCACCCACGGTCGGGATGCCGGAGCCAGACCTGGGCAAAACCCAACCACCGGTGCACCTTCGCGAAGCCGACCGTAGCTGGCTTGACCATGGCCGCTATGATCAGGAGCTGCGCTCGACCTGGAAAAATAACCCCCACTTTGAATTGGCGCTTCCATACTACGGCTTCAATCATGTTGAGCTGGCGGTGGGTCATGCCGACGCCGTGGTCGGCCACTATGAGCGCTGGATCGAGGCACGCCATGCCAACTCTGACTCGCTGCGCGGATGGGATAATCAGCTGCCCGGAAACAAATACATCGCGCCGCAGGCCTGGCGCACGCGAGTCCCCGAATCACTCTATCCGACTGCTTATGTTGCCGAGCGGACGATGAACTTTCTGGAGCAGCACGCACGCGGCGATCGCAGCCGGCCGTTTTTTCTGCAGTGCTCGTTTCCGGACCCGCATCACCCGTTTACGCCGCCGGGACGCTATTGGGACATGTACGACCCGGAAAAGATTCCGCTGCCAGAGTCTTTCCACAGCGGCGAGCGACCGATTCCGCCGCACCTACAGAAACTCTATGACGAACGGGCGCAGAATAAGAGCAACAAAGACGGTCAACGCACGTTTGCGGTAAGCCCAAGAGAAGTGCGCGAGGTGATCGCGCTAACCTATGGCATGATTACCATGATCGACGATGCCGTCGGCAGCATTCTCGGGTCGCTGCGGAGCTTGGGATTGGCATCGAACACCATTGTCATCTTCAATGCCGACCATGGCGACTTTATGGGCGATCACCAGCTACTGCTCAAAGGCGCCCTGCACTATCGCGGTCTGGTGCGGGTGCCGTTTATTTGGCGCGATCCGCAAGCTCAACGCACGGGCTTAGTCAACAGCGGTCTATGCGGCACACTCGATCTGGCGCGAACGATTTTGGATCGAGCCGGGCTCGCTGGGCACAACGGCATGCAAGGCCGCTCATTGCTCAACGCCGTTCAGGGCGGTGACACCGGCCATGAAGCCATACTCATCGAAGAGCATCAGCGCCGCGGCTACATGGGCTTGGCCAACAACTTCCGCGCTCGCAGCCTGATCACTCGCGAGCAGCGCTTGACGCTCTATGAAGGCGCGGACTGGGGCGAGCTCTACGATTTTACGACCGACCCTCTGGAAATGGACAATCTTTGGGATTCGCCGACCACGCAGGCCCTGCGCAGCACGCTAACCGAACAACTGGCGAGAAAAATGATGGAGTTGAGCGATACAAGTCCTCTGGCCACGCATCACGGGCCGTAG
- a CDS encoding HAD family hydrolase — protein MIGNYRHIIWDWNGALVDDLALNVAIVNTMLSQRGMAPVTHDQYRELITFPIQEFYRSIGFDFDREPFEQLAVEFIRSYKSGWHQSSLHLHSRKILEHVRAMGRSQSVLSANHRDTLREYVATFGIVHLFEHLVGLDNFQATSKVAEGRQLLDRLPHDATEILLVGDTLHDAEVADAIGVDCVLVAHGYQSRQRLEQSGRPIIDSLSELMNGKP, from the coding sequence ATGATCGGCAACTACCGACATATCATTTGGGATTGGAACGGCGCGCTGGTAGACGACCTGGCGTTGAACGTCGCGATCGTCAACACGATGTTATCGCAGCGTGGCATGGCACCAGTGACGCACGACCAATATCGGGAACTGATTACTTTTCCGATCCAGGAATTTTACCGCAGCATTGGCTTTGACTTTGACCGGGAGCCGTTCGAGCAACTCGCTGTGGAATTCATCCGCAGCTACAAATCGGGCTGGCACCAAAGCTCGCTTCATCTCCATAGCCGCAAGATACTGGAACATGTCCGCGCCATGGGGAGAAGCCAATCGGTTCTGTCAGCGAACCACAGGGACACTCTGCGCGAATATGTCGCGACGTTTGGCATTGTTCACTTATTTGAGCACTTGGTAGGTCTAGACAATTTTCAAGCCACCAGTAAAGTCGCGGAAGGCCGCCAGTTGCTCGACAGGCTGCCCCACGACGCCACGGAGATTCTGTTGGTTGGCGACACCCTGCACGACGCCGAGGTCGCCGACGCCATCGGAGTTGACTGCGTGCTGGTAGCCCATGGCTATCAGTCGCGGCAACGGCTGGAGCAGAGCGGCAGGCCGATCATCGATTCTCTGAGTGAACTGATGAATGGCAAACCGTAA
- a CDS encoding class I SAM-dependent methyltransferase, whose protein sequence is MANRKRPMSYTKLARFYDAVIGDRRDTATYICDLIHRYNPKTRTVLEIACGTGAVLGLLSQAYEVTGLDRSRNMLAIARRKLPHVKLYLQDITSFHLNQRFDAIICVFDSINHLPRFSDWQKVFRGVKAHLSDGGLFIFDVNTPGRLHRLSHSPPWATAFGRNWQILTITKGRDSIYNWHVRVLEHRRGNHYQLHAETIPELAVPMKDLMNWAVRTPRVGKIELLVRASKEPAIRLYTKLGFVEEGRFKNRISLPDGKYVDDIAMAWFPRRTTS, encoded by the coding sequence ATGGCAAACCGTAAACGCCCGATGTCCTACACCAAGCTCGCGCGCTTCTATGACGCAGTTATCGGTGACCGCAGAGACACAGCAACATACATCTGCGATCTCATTCACCGCTACAACCCTAAAACACGAACCGTTCTCGAAATCGCCTGCGGCACTGGAGCAGTCCTCGGTTTGTTATCACAGGCCTATGAAGTCACTGGGCTCGATCGATCACGCAACATGCTGGCGATCGCACGCAGAAAACTTCCTCATGTGAAGCTCTACCTGCAAGATATTACGAGCTTCCACCTCAACCAGCGCTTCGATGCCATCATCTGCGTCTTTGACTCGATCAATCACCTACCGCGATTCTCCGATTGGCAAAAGGTCTTTCGCGGTGTCAAAGCGCATCTCAGCGATGGCGGACTCTTTATTTTTGACGTCAACACTCCCGGGCGATTGCACCGGCTGAGCCACAGCCCACCCTGGGCGACCGCTTTCGGGAGGAATTGGCAGATCCTCACTATCACCAAAGGACGCGACAGCATTTACAACTGGCACGTGCGAGTCTTGGAACATCGCCGCGGAAATCACTATCAGCTCCACGCCGAAACTATCCCCGAATTGGCCGTGCCGATGAAGGATCTGATGAACTGGGCTGTGCGCACGCCGCGGGTTGGAAAAATAGAACTGCTAGTTCGCGCCAGCAAAGAGCCGGCGATTCGTTTGTACACAAAACTGGGTTTCGTCGAAGAAGGCCGCTTCAAAAACCGAATCAGCCTGCCGGACGGTAAATACGTCGACGATATCGCCATGGCGTGGTTTCCGCGCAGAACAACGTCGTAG
- a CDS encoding AAA family ATPase — MVSAQNNVVDIRAAIIGNSGSGKTWLANRLAAVKQSPVIHLDEIFWQPGGFNRKRTPVEIEQRIAASKQPASWIVEGVFGELAAMYLDETEVLIWLDIDWQTCKARLEARGSESKRHMNREQSEKGLRDLIEWASHYYDRP; from the coding sequence GTGGTTTCCGCGCAGAACAACGTCGTAGACATCAGAGCCGCCATTATCGGCAACAGCGGCAGTGGCAAAACTTGGCTCGCCAATCGGCTTGCCGCCGTTAAGCAATCACCGGTCATTCATCTTGACGAAATCTTTTGGCAGCCAGGTGGATTCAACCGCAAGCGCACGCCGGTGGAAATCGAGCAACGGATCGCGGCATCGAAGCAGCCGGCGTCATGGATCGTTGAAGGCGTCTTCGGCGAGCTCGCTGCAATGTATCTGGACGAAACCGAAGTACTAATTTGGCTCGATATCGATTGGCAAACTTGCAAAGCGAGACTTGAAGCGCGCGGCTCCGAAAGTAAGCGGCACATGAACCGGGAACAGTCTGAGAAAGGCTTGCGCGATCTCATTGAGTGGGCGTCGCATTACTACGACCGACCGTAG
- the argJ gene encoding bifunctional glutamate N-acetyltransferase/amino-acid acetyltransferase ArgJ codes for MTAKTHPQPAQFDHPQGFLALAKNVGIKDSTLDLTVVYSTARARAAGMFTRNRFPGAPVIVGRKHIANGFAQALVINSKNANVAMGKLGIDNAVETCQIVGAELGIDPYDVLPFSTGVIGRPLPMDKIRSGLKGIKAELKAENLKLAAEAIMTTDMYPKYISARVGKATIAGIAKGAGMIEPNMATMLVYLMTDAELPKAVLKPMLKRVVDRTFNCMSIDTDTSTSDTVILMANGLAGKANLSSFEKALHSVCEYLTREIARNGEGVTKLITVDIKGAKNEKQAKHVGKLVANSPLVKTAVYGCDPNWGRVIMAVGKSFDPIIEPAKTTIRFGDTAVFKKGSPMDCDLEALRKYLGQPEVSIGIDLGIGKTSARVWGCDLTEGYVKENAYYTT; via the coding sequence ATGACCGCAAAAACACATCCTCAACCAGCACAGTTTGATCATCCCCAGGGCTTCCTCGCCCTGGCGAAGAACGTCGGCATTAAAGACTCGACACTCGACCTGACCGTAGTTTACTCCACTGCACGCGCCCGCGCGGCGGGCATGTTCACACGCAACCGTTTTCCCGGCGCGCCGGTAATCGTTGGGCGCAAGCATATCGCCAACGGCTTTGCTCAAGCATTGGTGATCAACAGCAAAAACGCCAACGTTGCCATGGGCAAGCTCGGCATCGACAATGCCGTGGAGACTTGCCAAATCGTCGGCGCAGAGCTCGGCATCGATCCCTACGACGTCCTCCCTTTCTCCACCGGCGTCATTGGTCGCCCGTTGCCAATGGACAAGATTCGCTCCGGGTTGAAAGGCATCAAGGCCGAGCTAAAAGCGGAGAATCTAAAGCTGGCGGCGGAAGCGATCATGACCACCGACATGTATCCCAAATACATTTCGGCCAGGGTTGGAAAAGCCACCATCGCGGGCATCGCTAAAGGCGCGGGAATGATCGAGCCGAATATGGCAACCATGCTGGTCTATCTCATGACGGATGCAGAGCTGCCCAAAGCGGTGCTGAAACCGATGCTTAAGCGCGTCGTTGACAGAACGTTTAACTGCATGAGCATCGACACGGATACCAGCACCAGCGATACCGTGATCCTGATGGCCAACGGCCTGGCCGGCAAAGCAAATCTCAGTTCGTTCGAGAAAGCGTTGCACAGCGTCTGCGAGTATCTGACCCGCGAAATCGCGCGCAATGGCGAGGGCGTGACCAAGCTCATCACCGTCGACATCAAAGGCGCAAAGAATGAAAAACAGGCGAAGCATGTCGGCAAGCTAGTGGCCAATTCGCCGCTGGTGAAAACCGCCGTATATGGCTGCGACCCCAACTGGGGCCGCGTGATCATGGCGGTAGGGAAAAGCTTTGATCCGATCATCGAGCCGGCGAAAACAACAATTCGCTTCGGCGATACCGCCGTTTTCAAAAAAGGCTCGCCGATGGATTGTGATCTGGAAGCATTGCGGAAGTATTTGGGCCAGCCGGAAGTTTCGATTGGCATCGATCTCGGCATTGGCAAGACGTCAGCGCGGGTATGGGGCTGCGACTTGACCGAAGGCTATGTGAAGGAGAACGCCTACTACACGACGTAG
- a CDS encoding amidohydrolase family protein yields the protein MATGGVLGGQGLKPLARARKLGDELKIPLLVHIGGHRGNRAGPFYDLPTIMAKLMALGFSLNQVIEMATANAARLLGRSGELGTLTVGTPAEISVLKIEDREWRAVDSQKGTLPAHQTITAIYAIRGDAIYEPLAVERP from the coding sequence ATGGCCACCGGCGGCGTGCTTGGTGGGCAAGGGCTAAAGCCTCTGGCGCGGGCGCGCAAGCTCGGCGATGAACTAAAGATTCCGCTGCTCGTCCACATCGGCGGCCACCGCGGCAACCGCGCCGGGCCCTTCTACGATTTGCCGACCATAATGGCGAAGCTAATGGCGTTGGGTTTTTCGCTCAATCAAGTCATCGAAATGGCGACCGCCAACGCCGCGCGACTGCTCGGCAGAAGCGGCGAGCTCGGCACGCTGACAGTTGGCACGCCAGCAGAAATTTCAGTTTTGAAGATCGAAGATAGAGAATGGAGAGCGGTGGACTCTCAGAAAGGCACTCTACCCGCTCATCAAACGATCACGGCGATTTATGCGATCCGTGGCGATGCGATCTACGAGCCGCTCGCCGTCGAGCGGCCGTAG
- a CDS encoding DUF853 domain-containing protein → MAEGLSIAKGAEEHFLLPRMANRHGLIAGATGTGKTVTLRVIAEHFSQIGVPVFMADVKGDLSGIARAGADHPKITERVKQLGLADFKFADFPTVFWDLFGEQGHPVRTTISEMGPLLMARLLNLNETQSGVLTLVFKIADDNGMLLLDLKDLRAMLQHVGDNAAQFKTQYGNVSAASVGAIQRGLLTLEEQGGDKFFGEPALELDDLMQADSNGRGVINILVAEKLINAPKLYATFLLWLLSELFERLPEVGDPEKPKLAFFFDEAHLLFSDAPEALMEKIEQVVRLIRSKGVGVYFVTQNPLDVPDIVLGQLGNRVQHALRAFTPRDQKAVKAAAETFRQNKSIDVEEAITQLGVGEALVSFLDAKGQPTVVDRALIYPPQSQLPPLTPQERDGIVKQSTLFGHYEKVVDRESAYEMLKQRAPVAGDAAAGSGWQAQAGKLAGALAKSAATAIGSTVGREIIRGVLGSIFGSSTTRRRR, encoded by the coding sequence ATGGCCGAGGGTCTATCGATTGCCAAAGGAGCCGAAGAGCACTTTCTGTTGCCGCGCATGGCTAACCGCCACGGCCTGATTGCCGGCGCGACGGGCACCGGAAAGACGGTTACGCTGCGCGTCATTGCCGAGCATTTTAGCCAGATCGGCGTGCCGGTCTTCATGGCGGACGTCAAAGGCGACCTGTCGGGCATCGCGCGTGCCGGCGCGGACCACCCAAAGATCACCGAGCGGGTTAAGCAACTCGGCCTCGCTGATTTCAAATTCGCTGACTTCCCGACGGTGTTCTGGGACCTTTTCGGCGAACAGGGCCATCCGGTGCGCACGACCATTTCTGAGATGGGGCCGCTGCTGATGGCGCGGCTGTTGAATCTCAACGAAACCCAAAGCGGTGTCTTGACCCTGGTATTCAAGATCGCCGACGACAATGGCATGTTGCTGCTCGATCTCAAAGACCTGCGCGCCATGCTGCAACATGTCGGCGACAACGCCGCCCAGTTCAAAACTCAATACGGCAATGTCTCGGCGGCAAGCGTCGGCGCGATTCAGCGCGGCTTGTTGACCTTGGAAGAGCAGGGCGGCGACAAGTTTTTCGGCGAGCCGGCGCTCGAACTGGACGACCTGATGCAAGCTGACAGCAACGGCCGCGGCGTGATTAATATTCTCGTTGCCGAGAAGCTGATCAATGCGCCGAAGCTTTACGCCACTTTTTTGTTGTGGCTGTTGTCCGAACTGTTCGAGCGCTTACCGGAAGTCGGCGATCCGGAAAAACCCAAACTCGCTTTCTTTTTCGACGAAGCCCATTTACTTTTCAGCGATGCGCCCGAAGCGCTGATGGAAAAGATCGAACAGGTGGTGCGGCTGATCCGTTCCAAGGGTGTGGGAGTTTATTTCGTTACACAAAACCCGCTCGACGTGCCGGACATCGTGCTCGGTCAGTTGGGCAACCGCGTGCAGCATGCGCTGCGTGCCTTTACGCCGCGCGACCAAAAGGCAGTGAAAGCCGCGGCGGAAACCTTTCGCCAGAACAAAAGCATCGACGTCGAAGAAGCGATTACGCAATTGGGAGTTGGCGAAGCCTTGGTTTCATTCCTCGACGCCAAGGGGCAACCGACGGTCGTCGATCGTGCGCTAATTTACCCGCCACAAAGCCAGTTGCCGCCGTTAACGCCCCAAGAGCGCGATGGCATCGTCAAGCAATCGACGCTGTTCGGCCACTACGAAAAAGTCGTCGACCGCGAGTCGGCCTATGAAATGTTAAAGCAGCGGGCCCCTGTGGCAGGCGACGCCGCTGCCGGCTCCGGTTGGCAAGCCCAAGCCGGCAAACTCGCAGGTGCGTTAGCCAAAAGCGCCGCGACCGCCATCGGCAGCACCGTAGGCAGAGAGATCATTCGCGGCGTGTTGGGATCGATCTTTGGTTCGTCAACGACGCGGCGAAGAAGGTAA
- a CDS encoding hydroxyacid dehydrogenase, with amino-acid sequence MFLGRVLVEEFHAEVLKWLGERVELVVVNPWVEPDRWDLEAGRVDAVISRKGKITRAHMAQSKGRLKIIARTGVGVDPSRVDLDAAKELKVWVANQPGSNSVAVTELVFGQMIALVRHTHEANCAVKENRWGEYLKFIGTELAGKTIGIVGMGNIGARVAIRARAFEMDFLVYDPYVPESHVTALGGKFVGLMELLKESDFVTIHCPLNNETRGMIGAAELALMKRAAFLINAARGGIADEAALLQVLQQKKIAGAALDVIAVEPPPKDHPLFKLDNVLWTPHLGAVTIEASERGEWGAAEEVVRVLEGNQPKNPVVVIP; translated from the coding sequence ATGTTTCTCGGTCGTGTCCTGGTCGAAGAGTTTCACGCCGAAGTGCTGAAATGGCTGGGCGAGCGTGTCGAGCTGGTCGTCGTTAATCCCTGGGTTGAGCCGGACCGTTGGGACCTCGAAGCAGGGCGCGTCGACGCGGTGATCAGCCGCAAAGGCAAGATCACACGCGCACACATGGCGCAAAGCAAAGGGCGCTTAAAAATCATCGCGCGCACCGGTGTCGGCGTCGACCCGTCGCGGGTCGATCTCGACGCGGCCAAGGAATTGAAAGTGTGGGTTGCCAATCAACCCGGAAGCAATTCTGTTGCGGTGACGGAACTGGTCTTCGGCCAGATGATTGCGTTGGTGCGCCACACGCATGAAGCCAACTGCGCGGTGAAAGAAAACCGCTGGGGCGAGTATCTGAAATTCATCGGCACCGAGCTTGCCGGCAAGACGATCGGCATCGTCGGCATGGGCAACATCGGCGCGCGGGTGGCGATCCGCGCGCGGGCCTTTGAGATGGATTTTCTTGTCTATGATCCTTATGTCCCAGAGTCGCACGTGACCGCGTTGGGCGGCAAATTTGTTGGGTTAATGGAACTATTGAAAGAGTCCGACTTCGTCACGATCCATTGCCCGCTCAACAACGAGACGCGCGGTATGATCGGTGCCGCCGAGCTGGCGCTGATGAAGCGCGCGGCGTTTTTAATCAATGCCGCGCGCGGCGGCATCGCCGATGAGGCGGCGCTGCTGCAAGTCTTGCAGCAAAAAAAGATCGCCGGTGCGGCCCTCGATGTCATTGCCGTTGAACCGCCCCCGAAAGATCATCCTTTATTCAAACTCGACAATGTTTTGTGGACGCCACATTTGGGGGCGGTGACGATCGAGGCGTCCGAGCGCGGCGAGTGGGGCGCGGCCGAAGAGGTGGTACGGGTTTTGGAAGGTAATCAGCCAAAGAACCCGGTGGTCGTAATCCCGTAG
- a CDS encoding ABC transporter substrate-binding protein encodes MLKALLSLLHVALLAAFLICPSSADAERVRLALPSRSMGYLPMFVALHRGFLKDENIELELPAMLPNIAHNALLSGEVDYHGVADSALRLAAKGAPLKAIFFSARLPNYFLMSKPTIRSVSELRGKMVAVSRFGGTTDLAARVALQSNGLDPQKDVVLIMIGLGNTRNAALMAGSVDANIANPPDNSMLKQKGFRELLFLGDAIEFPSNGFTTTEKRLAENRDQVKRMMRAFYRGLLFTRENPEETIKLVEREWKLDPTMARDSYQSIMKAATRDGSSSDAGLKVHVKLMQASDKSIGDVPLNRMVDFRVLEEVRKEVAR; translated from the coding sequence ATGCTCAAAGCCTTATTGTCACTGTTACACGTTGCTCTCTTGGCGGCTTTCTTGATTTGCCCCAGTAGCGCCGACGCTGAACGGGTGAGGCTCGCGCTGCCATCGCGCTCGATGGGCTACCTGCCAATGTTTGTCGCACTGCATCGTGGTTTTTTGAAAGATGAGAACATCGAACTTGAGCTTCCGGCCATGCTCCCCAACATCGCCCACAACGCGCTGCTCAGCGGCGAAGTGGACTATCACGGCGTGGCCGATTCCGCGCTGCGCCTGGCCGCCAAAGGCGCGCCGCTGAAGGCGATTTTTTTTAGCGCGCGGTTGCCGAATTATTTCTTAATGTCGAAGCCGACGATCAGATCAGTGAGCGAGCTGCGCGGCAAGATGGTCGCGGTCAGCCGTTTTGGCGGGACCACCGATCTTGCCGCCCGCGTCGCGCTGCAATCGAACGGCCTCGACCCGCAAAAAGATGTTGTGCTGATCATGATCGGCCTGGGTAATACACGCAACGCGGCGCTGATGGCCGGCTCGGTGGACGCCAACATCGCCAATCCACCAGACAACTCGATGCTCAAACAGAAAGGCTTTCGCGAGCTGCTATTTCTCGGCGACGCCATCGAGTTTCCCAGCAACGGATTTACGACCACCGAAAAGCGACTGGCGGAGAACCGCGATCAGGTGAAGCGCATGATGCGCGCTTTTTACCGCGGCCTCTTATTCACCCGAGAGAACCCTGAAGAAACCATCAAGCTCGTCGAGCGCGAATGGAAGTTGGACCCAACCATGGCGCGTGACTCGTACCAGTCGATCATGAAAGCCGCGACGCGCGACGGCTCATCATCTGACGCAGGCCTCAAAGTCCACGTCAAACTCATGCAAGCGAGCGACAAATCCATTGGCGACGTGCCGTTAAACAGGATGGTCGATTTCCGCGTGCTCGAAGAAGTGCGCAAAGAAGTTGCGAGGTAA
- a CDS encoding ABC transporter substrate-binding protein, whose product MAAMPALLSFLPLFLYVLFPSDAVAERDRTVIPRATLNYLSVPVAEVKGFFRDEGLENETIVIPGATAIAALVSGDVDYSGVGGTGMRAALRGAPIKAVMFQTEKVTWYLIAAPEITKGADLKGNRVAVGTVGDTPGRFSHRLRRAQWCCRQGSHPSRHAVSDHNHDDARSKIRRHPGRHNQWR is encoded by the coding sequence ATGGCCGCTATGCCAGCGCTCTTGTCATTCCTCCCATTATTCCTATACGTCCTGTTCCCTTCCGACGCGGTCGCCGAGCGCGACCGCACCGTCATCCCACGCGCCACGCTTAACTATCTCAGCGTGCCGGTGGCTGAAGTCAAAGGATTTTTCCGCGATGAAGGTCTCGAAAACGAAACCATCGTCATTCCGGGCGCCACCGCCATCGCGGCGCTGGTGAGCGGTGACGTCGACTATAGCGGCGTTGGCGGCACCGGCATGCGTGCGGCGCTGCGCGGCGCGCCCATCAAAGCCGTGATGTTTCAAACCGAAAAAGTGACTTGGTATTTGATTGCCGCGCCTGAAATTACCAAGGGTGCAGACCTCAAAGGCAACAGAGTGGCGGTCGGCACAGTAGGAGACACCCCAGGACGCTTTAGTCACCGCCTACGCCGAGCGCAATGGTGTTGCCGCCAAGGATCTCACCCGAGTCGCCATGCCGTCTCGGACCACAACCACGACGATGCTCGGTCTAAAATCCGGCGCCATCCAGGCCGCCACAATCAATGGCGATGA
- a CDS encoding SMP-30/gluconolactonase/LRE family protein, which yields MIDVGSVRFPMQRSRNQHGNNQPCVDPGLRRGDGGVGPSLRRRPESRWRRALYRKAALTIASILFWFAVVQAQNQKVSILIDLDPNSAERSVIVESIAADNRGRLYTADRVSGNVWRIDPKNPRLVVVGRVVEREIDGKKIRADVSGITFNSAGDLYLTAGGFKEVLRIRAKELNPDKPGVAQTFATQTENANGLAFDKAGRLYVSGGRNGKIYRTGPEGGKADVVVQIPPHVRTLPDGNTQQALTANGLAFDASGTVLYIADTTRGAIWRSTITNDGTAGPPQSVVQSALLEGADGPAFDRHGNLWVAANERNAVVVVTPEGRVYDALKNNSKGPLEFPTSVVIVDNTVYVSNFDTPRRDNLAADGKTSIDGIGASIVKIEP from the coding sequence ATGATTGACGTCGGAAGCGTGCGGTTCCCAATGCAGCGAAGCCGCAACCAACATGGCAACAACCAGCCGTGCGTGGACCCCGGCCTTCGCCGGGGTGACGGTGGCGTTGGTCCGTCATTGCGGCGCAGGCCGGAATCCAGGTGGCGGAGAGCTCTGTACAGAAAAGCCGCCCTCACAATTGCCAGCATCTTGTTCTGGTTTGCCGTCGTCCAGGCGCAAAATCAAAAAGTTTCAATCCTGATCGACCTCGACCCCAACAGCGCCGAGCGAAGCGTCATAGTCGAGAGCATCGCCGCCGACAATCGCGGCAGGCTCTACACCGCCGATCGCGTTAGCGGCAATGTGTGGCGCATCGATCCAAAAAATCCCAGACTCGTGGTCGTCGGCCGCGTGGTGGAGCGCGAGATCGACGGCAAAAAAATCCGTGCCGATGTTTCGGGAATCACCTTCAACTCGGCGGGCGATCTTTACCTCACCGCCGGCGGATTTAAAGAAGTGCTGCGCATCCGCGCTAAAGAGTTGAACCCGGACAAACCCGGCGTCGCGCAAACCTTCGCGACGCAAACGGAGAATGCCAATGGTCTCGCCTTCGACAAGGCTGGCCGGCTCTACGTTTCCGGCGGCCGCAACGGCAAGATTTATCGCACCGGACCGGAGGGCGGCAAAGCCGACGTGGTGGTTCAAATACCACCCCATGTTCGCACACTCCCCGACGGCAACACGCAGCAGGCCCTGACAGCGAACGGTTTGGCTTTCGATGCCTCTGGCACCGTGTTGTACATCGCTGACACCACGCGCGGCGCGATTTGGCGATCGACCATCACCAACGACGGCACGGCCGGCCCGCCGCAGAGCGTCGTCCAAAGCGCATTGCTCGAAGGCGCCGACGGTCCGGCGTTCGACCGGCACGGCAACCTTTGGGTGGCCGCCAACGAACGCAATGCCGTGGTCGTCGTCACTCCCGAGGGCCGGGTTTATGACGCGCTGAAAAACAACAGCAAAGGTCCGCTGGAGTTTCCAACTTCGGTCGTCATCGTTGACAACACGGTCTACGTCAGCAACTTCGACACGCCGCGGCGCGACAATCTTGCTGCCGACGGCAAGACCTCCATCGACGGCATCGGCGCGTCGATCGTGAAAATAGAACCCTAA